A segment of the Leptolyngbya sp. FACHB-261 genome:
TCTTGGATAACGTCGAGACGGTGATGTGCGCGCCCAAACCGATGGGACAGTTTCAAGCGGGCTATGAAGGCTACGGTCATCTGCTGCGGTGGATAGGGGAAGTGTCCCATCAGAGTTGCCTGCTGCTGACCAGTCGCGAAAAGCCAAGGGAAGTCGGGCTACTGGAAGGCCAGCACCTGCCGGTGCGCTCATTTGTGCTTAAAGGCTTAGAGATTGCGCAGGCCCAGGAGATCTTCCGGCAAAAGGGGATGTTTTCAGGCACCGAAACGGAGTGGGCTGAGGTGGTTGATCACTATGGAGGCAACCCGCTGGCCTTGAAGCTGGTAGCAACTGCGGTGCGCGAGAGCTTTGGCGGTCGGCTGGGCGAGTTTCTGTGCTACATGAGACAGGGCATGGAAGTGTTGGAAGACGTGGAAGCTCTGGTGGGTCAGCAGTTTGAGCGCCTGTCGGAAGCGGAGCAAGCAACCCTGTGCTGGTTGGCGGTCAACCAAAAAAATATGACTCTCTCCATGCTGAAAGAGGAAGTTCCAGCCAGAATCAAGCGATATTTACCCAGAGCGCTGAACTCGCTGTTGAGGCGTTCTCTGATTGAGAAGCGAGAAAACGGCTTTTTCCTACAGCCCTTGGTGATGGACTATGTGCTGGAGCGGCTGAACCAGCAGGTTTGCCAAGAGATGATGCTCAAGGTCGATTAGCCCGCTGCCATCAAGGTGACTTGAACCAGGCCACTTGTACCAGACGGGCGGAGAGGTTGTAGAGAACAACTGAGCGTCCAGCCTCATCGAGAATGCGCAGGCTCTCGACCCAATGGGCTGCTTCTAAACTCACCAATAAACGTTTGACTTCCTCGTTGCGTAGGCCGGAGTCGCGGATGATCAGCGAGGCAGGAATATTGGCTTTGTGGCTGTGCGAGTCGGTGTAGTTAGCTAGCACCAGCAAAATTAGCTTGAGCGAGGGCATCAGTTTGAGGTCGCGGCTGATGTGATCCCAGAGGTGTAGGCGAACTTGGGAAGGGGATAGAGAAGGAGTCATTGGCAGAGCTTTAGGGATTAGGGATTAGGGGTTATGGAAGCTAGAAATCAGAACCTCATTGCCTGCGGCACCTCCCCTTGCTAAGGGGAGGTTGGGAGGGGTCGGATGGGTAGTGAGAGTTGCAAATCAAATCAGAACCTCATTGCCTGCAGCTCCTCCCCTTGGCAAGGGGAGGTTGGGAGGGGTAGTGAGCTGGTCTAAATCCAATTGCGCTTTGCGTTGTTGCCAAAGTCGGCGCAAGTAGGCAATGGCATCAGGTGCGTAGGTGAAGCGTTCGATTTCGGTTTTGAGCAGTTGGCCAAATTCTTGTAAAGCTTGGTGCGTTTCGCAGGTGCGAATGGTTTGGACGCAGGCTTCGAGCCAATGAATCAAGTTGCGATAGCTAATGAATTGCCCACCCCGGTCTTTGCGATGCACAAATAGAACCTGTGCCCATTGTTCAAAGCGCAGAATGCAGTCGGGTGGGATGCCGAGATAAGTGGCGAGGTAGGAGAGTGAGATCTCGAATTGACGCGGATTGATGGCTTGCAAAAGTTTGCGCATGGGGATGCAGTGGTGGATGAGAAATTGGGTATTTCAGGCCCCCCCGGCCCCCCAAGTTTGGGGGGAGAAAGAGAGTTGATTGAGGGTTTAATGTGATGGCAAAAATGAGTTCCAGTTCCCCCCAGCATTGGGGGGTTAGGGGGGCCAGTATGCGGTCGTGGGTAGGGGCGAGGTTGTCTCGCCCTGTGTCCCCTACGCAATTCACCCTTGAACTGGCAGGGTTCAAAACGTGGTTGCGGCAATATTGCACTGGGCAAGGAAACCTTGCCCCTACCGATGGAATTCATCACCATTGACATCAATAAGGTTTAGAAAATTTGCGGTCGTGGGTAGGGGCGAGGTTATCTCGCCCTTACCGGAATACCGCCAAATGATTAGCCACCCTGTTTTTGGCAATGCAAAGTCGGGGTGGCTAGGAGGGTGTTAAAATCACCCGTTAGCCTCCTGACTGGGTCGAACCAGTTGAGGGGTTAGCTGTCCACAAGTTGGCTTCTAACTTCTGGGCAGCGCTAAATTTTTGCAGCTATTAACCGTGATTGACGATAGGCAAAAGCTCCGCTCAATGCGATGCAGCCAAGATTAGCAGAGCAACGGGCGTTACGCAAGCGAGTCTTCTACGGGTCAGCAACCAGCCGCTCCAGCCAGCCAACGGAGCCAAAAGTTTAGCGACTCGTGCCTCCGCGCAGGCACCAAAGCCTAAAAATTAGCCAACGGAGCTAAAAATTAGCCAACGGAGCCAAATTTTTAGCTCGCGTCGGTCTGAAATAGCAAAAGATGGCTACTGAAATACCAATGGCTCTAAAAAGTTGATTAATTTCCTTCCGAATCATTAACTTTCCAAATCAATTTAACCAACTTTCGCTATTCAGAAGCAAATTTGGAAGAAAATCTAACAAAGTTGGCTAAATTTAGCCAACTTTCGCTGCTGCGACTGAAACTTGGCTACCCAATAGCAAAACTTCAATCAGAAATAGCGAACCGAGCTTATTTTTAGCAAAACTATCCTTAATCTCACTGAGTCTTTGGCCTCTGCTATGCAAAGTTCGGTATTTTTACGAAGTTAAAGCCTAGTCTTTTGGGGGCATTCCTAAATTTAACAAGTTGATTGTAAATTCCTAAAAGGTTGATCAAAATGCCTCTTATACCAGTTCACGCTACTATCTCCACCGCCTCCCAAGAAAGGATCGCCGCCGCCGTTGGCGTCCTTCGTCAAGAACTTTCCTTCCTGGTCAAAATGACGCCCGCCGAAGGCAAATCCCTAGCCAAAATGGGCGACAA
Coding sequences within it:
- a CDS encoding NB-ARC domain-containing protein translates to MKSGSSSFSASASLHQASKRKRGVILTDQGWSKLIRSRENAEFAENAGEPFTLEELSERTQLSLNTLSRVLTREQGVDKQTLLFYFQSFDLQLEPGDYTRPPSPMELLNSYQDWGEAMDAACFSGRVQELSQLQQWLLQDHCRLIALLGIGGIGKSALAAKLTKKVQGDFDVIIWRSLELALPMDEWLRSVLRSFAQSRGPEAGMETALPRSLNGKISRLRHELQERRCLLVLDNVETVMCAPKPMGQFQAGYEGYGHLLRWIGEVSHQSCLLLTSREKPREVGLLEGQHLPVRSFVLKGLEIAQAQEIFRQKGMFSGTETEWAEVVDHYGGNPLALKLVATAVRESFGGRLGEFLCYMRQGMEVLEDVEALVGQQFERLSEAEQATLCWLAVNQKNMTLSMLKEEVPARIKRYLPRALNSLLRRSLIEKRENGFFLQPLVMDYVLERLNQQVCQEMMLKVD